The proteins below are encoded in one region of Micromonospora yangpuensis:
- the hutH gene encoding histidine ammonia-lyase — protein sequence MNTHVTIHPTGVSAADVLAVARGDATVVLDPATTAAMATSRAIVDGIEAAGRPVYGVSTGFGALANTFVAPQRRAELQHALIRSHAAGVGAPMPREVVRAMMLLRVRSLALGRSGVRPLVAEALVDLLNHGITPWVPEHGSLGASGDLAPLAHCALALLGEGWVLGPAGERIDAADALRAAGLAPVELAAKEGLALINGTDGMLGMLLLAGHDAAHLFTMADVTAALAVEAMLGSERPFLPELHAIRPHPGQAVSAANIHRLLQDSRVMDSHRDDLAHAVQDAYSMRCAPQVAGAARDTLDFVRTVADRELRSVVDNPVVLPDGRVESTGNFHGAPLGFAADYLAIAAAEVGAMAERRVDRLLDVTRNRDLPAFLSPDAGVNSGLMIAQYTAAGIVAENRRLAAPASVDSLPTSGMQEDHVSMGWAATKKLRTVLDNLTSLLAVELLAAIRGLQLRAPLTPSPAGRAALAALGGVLGEPGPDVFLAPLLEAARQVVRGPDLRAAIEREVGTLD from the coding sequence ATGAACACGCACGTCACCATCCACCCCACCGGAGTCTCGGCCGCCGACGTGCTCGCCGTGGCCCGCGGCGACGCCACGGTGGTCCTCGATCCGGCCACGACCGCCGCGATGGCGACCAGCCGGGCCATCGTGGACGGCATCGAGGCCGCCGGCCGCCCGGTGTACGGGGTCTCCACCGGCTTCGGCGCGCTGGCGAACACCTTCGTCGCCCCGCAACGCCGGGCCGAGCTGCAGCACGCGCTGATCCGCTCACATGCCGCCGGGGTGGGCGCGCCGATGCCGCGCGAGGTGGTCCGGGCGATGATGCTGCTGCGGGTACGGTCGCTGGCGCTGGGCCGCTCCGGCGTCCGACCGCTGGTCGCCGAGGCCCTGGTCGACCTGCTCAACCACGGGATCACCCCGTGGGTGCCGGAGCACGGCTCGCTCGGGGCCTCCGGCGACCTGGCCCCGTTGGCGCACTGCGCGCTGGCGCTGCTCGGCGAGGGCTGGGTGCTCGGTCCGGCAGGTGAACGGATCGACGCCGCCGACGCGCTGCGCGCCGCCGGGCTCGCCCCGGTCGAGCTGGCCGCCAAGGAGGGGCTGGCGCTGATCAACGGCACCGACGGGATGCTCGGCATGCTGCTGCTGGCCGGCCACGACGCGGCGCACCTGTTCACCATGGCCGACGTCACCGCCGCCCTGGCCGTCGAGGCGATGCTCGGTTCGGAGCGGCCCTTCCTGCCGGAGCTGCACGCCATCCGACCGCATCCCGGGCAGGCGGTCTCGGCGGCGAACATCCACCGGCTGCTGCAGGACTCCCGGGTGATGGACTCGCACCGCGACGACCTGGCGCACGCCGTGCAGGACGCGTACTCGATGCGGTGTGCGCCGCAGGTGGCCGGGGCGGCCCGGGACACCCTGGACTTCGTCCGTACGGTGGCCGACCGGGAGCTGCGCTCCGTGGTGGACAACCCGGTGGTGCTGCCGGACGGCCGGGTCGAGTCGACCGGGAACTTCCACGGTGCGCCGCTCGGCTTCGCCGCCGACTACCTGGCCATCGCCGCCGCCGAGGTGGGGGCGATGGCCGAGCGGCGGGTGGACCGGCTGCTGGACGTGACCCGCAACCGGGACCTGCCGGCGTTCCTCTCCCCCGACGCCGGGGTGAACTCCGGGCTGATGATCGCCCAGTACACCGCCGCCGGCATCGTCGCGGAGAACCGGCGGCTGGCCGCTCCCGCCTCGGTCGACTCGCTGCCCACCAGCGGCATGCAGGAGGACCACGTCTCGATGGGCTGGGCGGCGACCAAGAAGCTGCGGACCGTGCTGGACAACCTGACCAGCCTGCTCGCGGTCGAGCTGCTGGCCGCCATACGCGGTCTGCAACTGCGCGCCCCGCTTACCCCGTCGCCGGCCGGGCGGGCGGCGCTGGCCGCGCTCGGCGGGGTGCTGGGCGAGCCGGGCCCGGACGTCTTCCTCGCCCCGCTACTGGAGGCGGCCCGGCAGGTGGTACGCGGTCCCGACCTGCGGGCCGCCATCGAGCGGGAAGTCGGGACGCTTGATTGA
- a CDS encoding glycosyltransferase family 39 protein yields MVDPASADRPHQSRDSDGTAAPMGDQPAPTTGHPAAPAADQPTGHPTAPTTGHPTAPAADQPIGQPTAPTADQSVPPTGHSSAPPTGQSSGPAAGRPGDAAADQVTTPVAGRAGRSLALRAGRSLAVSKSDGASQVPAEGTPVTRADRLARWAVPLVPAVVALLVVLYDIDRRQLWRDEVSTWLASTMSVADLQRMIEKSDVVIAPYYLLMHGWLAVFGDSPVALRLPSVLGMAATAALTAMIGRKLFDVPVGLCAGLIVAVLPTVSRFGQEARPYALATAAAVLATLLFLRAVERPSWLRWLGYALTVVLIGLLHLVALLVLLPHLAYLLGRRQGGAGLGPWALAASLGLLPVLPLVWLGSSQAGQVSWIQPATWESTIDEIAEVTGSVPVGALLIGLALLGCALLGRAGLLLGTWAVGPFLVLLLISPLTALLLHRYVLFTLPAWALLAVAAVARSVAAARSVESPWSARPGRSAEPPWSASSATSATSATSATSATSATSATSATSATSATSATSATSATSATSAASVTSATSAESPWSAESPWSAEPDWPDQPARSAQPSRRLRYLAPAALVVLCVAFGLPAHGQERQIVVEGEPDLRGAVRVIAAEIAAGDRLAINSRFPNRMQEGLDYHFHRAGRKSPPTVFTANPGARPTYPRQCRNANNCLSSVQRLWLISTSRTEDPRDAMHPSLAGPMREEFAPIRIVELTNVTVSLWQAR; encoded by the coding sequence ATGGTTGACCCGGCCTCCGCCGACCGTCCACATCAGAGCCGCGACTCCGACGGGACAGCCGCCCCGATGGGGGACCAGCCCGCCCCGACGACCGGCCATCCCGCCGCTCCGGCGGCGGACCAACCGACCGGCCATCCCACCGCCCCGACGACCGGCCATCCCACCGCTCCGGCGGCGGACCAACCGATCGGCCAGCCCACCGCTCCGACGGCGGACCAGTCCGTGCCGCCGACCGGCCATTCCAGCGCTCCGCCGACCGGCCAGTCCAGCGGCCCGGCGGCCGGCCGGCCCGGCGACGCGGCGGCCGATCAGGTCACCACTCCGGTGGCCGGCCGGGCCGGTCGGTCGTTGGCGCTGCGGGCCGGCCGGTCCCTGGCGGTGTCGAAGAGCGACGGGGCGTCGCAGGTGCCGGCCGAAGGGACCCCGGTGACCAGGGCCGACCGGCTGGCCCGCTGGGCGGTGCCGCTGGTCCCCGCCGTGGTGGCCCTGCTCGTCGTGCTCTACGACATCGACCGTCGCCAACTCTGGCGGGACGAGGTCTCCACCTGGTTGGCGTCCACCATGTCCGTCGCCGACCTGCAGCGGATGATCGAGAAGAGCGACGTCGTCATCGCGCCCTACTACCTGCTGATGCACGGCTGGCTCGCGGTGTTCGGCGACTCGCCGGTGGCCCTGCGGCTGCCCTCGGTGCTGGGGATGGCGGCCACCGCCGCGCTGACCGCGATGATCGGCCGGAAGCTGTTCGACGTACCGGTGGGGCTCTGCGCGGGGTTGATCGTCGCGGTCCTGCCGACCGTCTCCCGTTTCGGCCAGGAGGCGCGGCCCTACGCGCTGGCCACCGCCGCCGCCGTGTTGGCGACCCTGCTGTTCCTCCGGGCGGTCGAGCGGCCGTCGTGGTTGCGCTGGCTCGGGTACGCCCTGACGGTGGTCCTGATCGGTCTGTTGCACCTGGTCGCGCTCCTGGTGCTGCTGCCCCATCTCGCCTACCTGCTGGGTCGGCGCCAGGGCGGGGCCGGCCTCGGCCCGTGGGCGCTGGCAGCCTCGCTCGGTCTGCTGCCGGTGCTGCCGCTGGTCTGGCTCGGCTCCAGTCAGGCCGGGCAGGTCTCCTGGATCCAGCCGGCCACCTGGGAGAGCACCATCGACGAGATCGCCGAGGTCACCGGCAGCGTTCCGGTCGGCGCGCTGCTGATCGGGCTGGCCCTGCTCGGCTGCGCGCTGCTGGGCCGGGCGGGTCTGCTGCTCGGCACCTGGGCCGTGGGCCCCTTCCTCGTGCTGCTGCTCATCTCCCCGCTGACGGCCCTGCTCCTGCACCGGTACGTGCTGTTCACGCTGCCGGCCTGGGCCCTGCTGGCGGTCGCGGCGGTCGCCCGTTCCGTCGCCGCGGCCCGGTCGGTCGAGTCGCCCTGGTCGGCCAGGCCGGGCCGGTCGGCCGAGCCACCCTGGTCGGCCTCGTCGGCCACCTCGGCCACCTCGGCCACGTCGGCCACGTCGGCCACGTCGGCCACGTCGGCCACGTCGGCCACGTCGGCCACGTCGGCCACGTCGGCCACGTCGGCCACCTCGGCCACCTCGGCCACGTCGGCCGCCTCGGTCACGTCGGCCACGTCGGCCGAGTCGCCCTGGTCGGCCGAGTCGCCCTGGTCGGCTGAGCCGGACTGGCCGGACCAGCCGGCCCGGTCGGCGCAGCCGTCCCGTCGTCTCCGGTACCTCGCCCCGGCGGCGCTGGTCGTGCTCTGTGTGGCCTTCGGCCTACCCGCCCACGGTCAGGAGCGGCAGATCGTGGTGGAGGGGGAGCCGGACCTTCGGGGAGCGGTCCGGGTGATCGCCGCCGAGATCGCCGCCGGTGACCGGTTGGCGATCAACTCCCGGTTTCCCAACCGGATGCAGGAGGGGTTGGACTACCACTTCCACCGGGCCGGGCGGAAGAGCCCACCCACCGTCTTCACCGCCAACCCGGGGGCCAGACCCACCTACCCCCGACAGTGTCGCAACGCCAACAACTGCCTGTCGTCGGTGCAGCGGCTCTGGCTGATCAGCACGTCACGGACGGAGGACCCACGGGACGCCATGCATCCGTCACTGGCTGGGCCGATGCGCGAGGAGTTCGCCCCGATCCGGATCGTCGAGCTGACCAACGTGACGGTCTCCCTCTGGCAGGCCCGTTGA
- the hutI gene encoding imidazolonepropionase, giving the protein MSSLLVDRIGELVTNVADSGTGGPLGIRRNVALLVEAGRVVWIGPARDAPAADHRIDAEGAAVLPGFVDSHAHLVFAGDRAVEFAARMAGRPYTGGGIRTTVGATRAAGDDELRATVRRLRAEALRQGTTTIEIKSGYGLTVADEVRSLRIAGEVTGDTTFLGAHVVPTEYADRPDDYVGLVCGPMLRAAAPYARWIDVFCERGAFDADHARAILTCGQAAGLGVRLHANQLGPGPGVRLGVELGAASVDHCTHLTDADVDALASTAGPDRTGTTTVATLLPGAEFSTRSPYPDARRLLDAGITVALATDCNPGSSYTSSMPFCVALAVREMGMTPAEAVWAATAGGARALRRTDVGVLRPGARADLMILDAPSHLHLAYRPGVPLVRQVLHDGVPR; this is encoded by the coding sequence ATGAGCAGCCTGCTTGTCGACCGGATCGGTGAGCTGGTCACCAACGTGGCCGACAGCGGTACCGGTGGCCCACTCGGCATCCGCCGGAACGTGGCGCTGCTGGTCGAGGCGGGCCGGGTGGTCTGGATCGGGCCGGCCCGGGACGCGCCCGCCGCCGACCACCGGATCGACGCCGAGGGGGCCGCCGTGCTGCCCGGCTTCGTGGACAGCCACGCGCACCTGGTCTTCGCCGGGGACCGGGCCGTCGAGTTCGCCGCCCGGATGGCCGGCCGCCCGTACACCGGCGGCGGCATCAGGACCACCGTGGGCGCGACCCGGGCGGCCGGCGACGACGAACTCCGGGCCACCGTGCGCCGGCTGCGCGCGGAGGCGCTGCGCCAGGGCACCACCACCATCGAGATCAAGAGTGGGTACGGCCTCACGGTCGCCGACGAGGTCCGGTCGCTGCGCATCGCCGGCGAGGTGACCGGGGACACCACCTTCCTCGGCGCACACGTGGTCCCCACCGAGTACGCCGACCGCCCGGACGACTACGTCGGGCTGGTGTGCGGGCCGATGCTGCGCGCCGCCGCGCCGTACGCCCGCTGGATCGACGTGTTCTGCGAGCGGGGCGCCTTCGACGCCGACCACGCCCGGGCGATCCTCACCTGCGGGCAGGCCGCCGGGCTGGGCGTCCGGCTGCACGCCAACCAGCTCGGCCCCGGACCCGGGGTACGGCTCGGGGTGGAGCTGGGCGCGGCCAGCGTCGACCACTGCACCCACCTGACCGACGCCGACGTCGACGCGCTCGCCTCGACCGCCGGGCCGGACCGCACCGGCACCACCACCGTGGCGACCCTGCTGCCGGGGGCCGAGTTCTCCACCCGGTCGCCCTACCCGGACGCCCGGCGGCTGCTCGACGCGGGGATCACCGTCGCGTTGGCCACCGACTGCAACCCCGGCTCGTCGTACACCTCGTCGATGCCGTTCTGCGTGGCGCTGGCCGTACGCGAGATGGGCATGACCCCGGCGGAGGCGGTGTGGGCGGCGACCGCCGGTGGCGCGCGGGCGCTGCGCCGCACCGACGTCGGGGTGCTGCGCCCCGGCGCCCGGGCCGACCTGATGATCCTCGACGCCCCCTCGCACCTGCACCTGGCCTACCGGCCCGGTGTCCCGTTGGTCCGCCAGGTCCTGCACGACGGAGTCCCACGATGA